A segment of the Agromyces sp. H17E-10 genome:
GCGCGCCCATCGCGCTCGCCACCTCGGCCGCCCTGCTCCTCGCCGGCTGCGCCGGAGGCGCCACCCCCGAGGCATCCGGAACCCCCACCCCCGACGCCGCCGCGTGCATGGATGTGCCGTCGGGCGACCTCAGCGACAGCGTGAAGGTCGACGGCGAGTTCTCGAAGGCGCCGACCGCCGAGTTCACGACTCCGCTCGAGGCCGACGAGCTGCAGCGCACGATCGTCACCGAGGGCGACGGCGAGACGACCGAGTCGGGCCAGAAGATCAACGCCGTCGTCACGACGTTCTCCGGCGAGTCGGGCGACCAGCTGTTCTCGCAGCCCGCGACGATCACGGCCGGCGACGACACCCTCTACCAGGCGTTCCTCGCGGGTGTCGACTGCGTGCCGGTGGGTTCGCGCACCGTCACCGTCGCGCCCGCGTCGACCCTGTACGGCGACACCGGCAACGAGTCGGTCGGCATCAAGGCGGGCGAGACCGTCGTCATCGTCGTCGACGTCGTCGAGGTGCAGCAGCCGCTGAAGCCGGCCGACTGGACCGAGAACGTCCCCGAGGTGAAGTGGGGCGCCGAGGGCGAGGCACCGACGGTGACCCTGCCGAAGACCGACCCGTCGCCCGACCTGCAGCTCAAGGTGCTCGAGGAGGGCGACGGCGCGACCGTCGGCGAGGGCGACAGCGTGACCGTGCAGTACCAGGGCATCAGCTGGGACACGGGCGAGATCTTCGACCAGAGCTACACGCGCGGTGAGCCGGCGACGTTCTCGACCGACCAGGTCATCCAGGGCTTCGGTGCGGCACTCGTCGGCCAGAAGGTCGGCACGAAGCTCATCGTGACGATCCCGCCGGAGTACGCCTACGGCACCGAGAAGAGCGACCAGAACGCGCTCGGCGGTCAGACGCTCGTCTTCCTCATCGAGATCGTCGACACCGCGCCCGCCGGCCAGTAGTCGGCGGACGCGAGCGGAGGGGCCGGGCGGCGACGCCCGGCCCCTCCGTCGTCTCCGGAGCGGACGACGCTCAGCGCGCGAGCGTCGCCCACACGAGCCACACGATGACCGCGCTCGCCGCGACGAACGCGACGACGAACACGGTGTCGCGCGCTCGCCACGGCATGAGGTAGCGCTCGGTGCGGGTGCGGTGGGCGCCGAACGCGCGGGCGTCCATGGCGAGGGCGACCCGCTCCGCGTGCCGGATCGCCGACGCGAGCAGCGGCACCGCCGTGCCGAGTCCCCGGCGGAGCGCCGCGATCGGGCCGCGCCCCGCCACGGTGCCGCGCACGCGGTGGGCCGCCCGGATGATCTCGAGCTCGTGTCCGAACCGCGGCACGAACCGCAGCGCGGCGAGCGCCGTGTAGCCGATGCGGTACGGCACCCGCAGGTTCTGCACGGCCGCCCGCACGAACTCGGTGCCGGTCGATGTGAGTCCGGCGATGAGTGACAGCA
Coding sequences within it:
- a CDS encoding FKBP-type peptidyl-prolyl cis-trans isomerase; translated protein: MNRALRRGAPIALATSAALLLAGCAGGATPEASGTPTPDAAACMDVPSGDLSDSVKVDGEFSKAPTAEFTTPLEADELQRTIVTEGDGETTESGQKINAVVTTFSGESGDQLFSQPATITAGDDTLYQAFLAGVDCVPVGSRTVTVAPASTLYGDTGNESVGIKAGETVVIVVDVVEVQQPLKPADWTENVPEVKWGAEGEAPTVTLPKTDPSPDLQLKVLEEGDGATVGEGDSVTVQYQGISWDTGEIFDQSYTRGEPATFSTDQVIQGFGAALVGQKVGTKLIVTIPPEYAYGTEKSDQNALGGQTLVFLIEIVDTAPAGQ